A window of Companilactobacillus allii genomic DNA:
AGGAGGAAACTAATTTGGCTAAAGAAGAGAAAAAAAGAATAGAAGATGAAGACGCACGTAAACAAGCACTAGACAAGGCTTTGAAATCAATTGAAAAAGACTTTGGTAAGGGTGCTATTATGCGCATGGGTGATGATGTTGACACTCGAATATCTACAATTTCATCTGGTTCTTTAGCATTAGACAATGCTCTTGGCGTGGGTGGATTTCCACGTGGTAGAATTGTTGAAATTTATGGACCTGAAAGTTCTGGTAAGACTACTGTAGCGTTACACGCTGTTGCAGCAGTTCAAAAAGAGGGCGGAACAGCAGCATATATTGATGCTGAAAATGCCATGGATCCAGCATATGCAACTGCTCTAGGCGTTGATATTGATAATTTACTACTTTCTCAACCTGACACAGGTGAACAAGGATTGGAAATTGCCGATGCCTTGGTTTCTAGTGGTGCGGTTGATATTGTTGTTGTCGATTCAGTTGCAGCTCTAGTACCACGTGCTGAAATTGAAGGTGACATGGGGGATGCCCATGTTGGTTTACAAGCACGTTTGATGTCACAAGCATTGCGTAAGTTATCAGGAACAATAAATAAAACTAAGACAATCGCTTTGTTTATTAACCAAATTCGTGAAAAAGTTGGTATCATGTTTGGTAATCCTGAAACAACACCCGGTGGTCGTGCATTGAAGTTTTATGCGACTGTACGTCTTGAAGTACGCCGTTCTGAGCAGATTAAAGATGGATCAGATGTAATTGGTAACAAGGTTAAAATCAAGGTCGTTAAGAACAAGGTTGCGCCACCATTTAAAGTTGCACTTGTTGATATCATGTATGGACATGGTATTTCACAGACTGGTGAATTGGTTGATATGGCCGTTGAAAAGGATATTGTTAATAAAGCCGGATCTTGGTACTCATATAAAGATGAGCGAATCGGTCAAGGTCGTGAGAATGCCAAGGCATTCTTGGCTGAGAATCCAGAAAAGATGGCTGAAATACGTAAACGAGTTCGAGACGCTTATGGTATGGATGGTAAACCTGCAGAAGACGAAGAGGATTCTAAGGACAAAAAAGATCCAAAAGATAAAAAAGATTCTAATAAATCAAGTGATAAATCAAAAGATGAAAAGACTACCAAGACAGCTGATACAGTGTTGAACTTGGGAGCTTCTGAAGAAAAAGAGACCAAATAGGTCTCTTTTTTACTTTTTGGTTGGTTGACAGGTGATATTTATTCTATAATATAAACGTTGTATGTAAAAATTCTGTAATAATTGCTTTTACAAACAAATACTTAAAGAAACGATTTGGAGGTGATGGCATGTATCATGCTATCGTAACCTTCTCTTTCGCACTAATAACATTAATTGTGGGTATCTTCTTCGGATATGCATTCTGTAAGGATGCCTACGAAAAAAAACTTTCACAAGCTAAACAAACTGCTGAGGATATTGTTGTCGATGCTAAAAAGTCTGCAAAGTCTCTGAAAAAA
This region includes:
- the recA gene encoding recombinase RecA codes for the protein MEDEDARKQALDKALKSIEKDFGKGAIMRMGDDVDTRISTISSGSLALDNALGVGGFPRGRIVEIYGPESSGKTTVALHAVAAVQKEGGTAAYIDAENAMDPAYATALGVDIDNLLLSQPDTGEQGLEIADALVSSGAVDIVVVDSVAALVPRAEIEGDMGDAHVGLQARLMSQALRKLSGTINKTKTIALFINQIREKVGIMFGNPETTPGGRALKFYATVRLEVRRSEQIKDGSDVIGNKVKIKVVKNKVAPPFKVALVDIMYGHGISQTGELVDMAVEKDIVNKAGSWYSYKDERIGQGRENAKAFLAENPEKMAEIRKRVRDAYGMDGKPAEDEEDSKDKKDPKDKKDSNKSSDKSKDEKTTKTADTVLNLGASEEKETK